One region of Salinirubrum litoreum genomic DNA includes:
- a CDS encoding DUF6166 domain-containing protein, whose product MYDENPTHRPPLTGYRGRYAQRHAIVERLPDRTRLSPARSRTLQTHSRAFEWGYAGSGPSQLALAILLDYTRDERLALDHYRAFTRDVITNLEGSWELSTDDIDRELTTLGTRASDQQASPVEERLDG is encoded by the coding sequence ATGTACGACGAGAACCCGACTCACCGACCACCACTGACTGGCTACCGCGGCCGGTACGCACAGCGTCACGCAATCGTCGAACGACTCCCCGACCGCACGCGACTCTCCCCAGCACGGAGTCGTACCCTCCAGACTCACTCGCGAGCGTTCGAGTGGGGGTACGCCGGTTCGGGCCCCTCACAGCTCGCCCTGGCGATCCTCCTCGATTACACTCGTGATGAACGACTTGCACTCGATCACTACCGGGCGTTCACCCGCGACGTGATTACAAATCTCGAGGGCTCGTGGGAACTCTCTACTGACGACATCGATCGCGAACTCACCACACTCGGGACGCGTGCGTCGGACCAGCAAGCCAGCCCTGTCGAGGAACGACTCGACGGCTGA
- a CDS encoding cytochrome P450, which translates to MAFDRPPMTRSPSAGDTTAVPPSPDGIPILGNGLAFARNPIDAIKRWSSLGDIVRLEIPGQTMYLVTGPELIEQILVAEHERFTISPAQRETFRGIEDHAVTTTTGDRWERLRSTLRPAFSRGAMDRYADRIVDTAATYIEQWDDGERIDLYREMRLLTVRILADTLLDVDIRGQEDVVMNAADALVDRANFRRPGQLLPDWIPTPTDRRFERAVSDLDAYVDDLIADRKDRERGDDLCSVLLDARDAGDLSSEEVRHNVVAMLLAGHDSPSVALTHVWRLLDEHPDVQNALQEEYVAVVDGDRPTGESYITLEQTQNAVSETLRLYPPTLGITRQATEPVTLDGYDLSAGAQFLCPQWPVHRDDRFWSEPTAFDPTRWEDPAVRPEYAYFPFSGGPRNCIGIHFARQELTLVVATILGEVELDVTVDEPLKFTPSLQLRPESDITATVHRQ; encoded by the coding sequence TTGGCGTTCGATCGACCACCTATGACCAGGTCTCCATCCGCCGGCGACACGACCGCCGTCCCGCCGTCCCCGGACGGAATCCCGATACTCGGCAACGGACTGGCATTCGCCCGGAATCCCATCGATGCGATCAAGAGGTGGTCGTCACTCGGCGATATCGTTCGACTCGAGATTCCAGGGCAGACGATGTATCTCGTCACGGGCCCCGAGTTGATCGAGCAGATCCTCGTCGCTGAGCACGAGCGGTTCACGATCAGTCCGGCACAGCGCGAGACGTTCCGCGGCATCGAGGATCACGCGGTGACCACCACGACTGGCGACCGCTGGGAACGACTGCGCAGTACGTTGCGCCCGGCGTTCTCCCGCGGTGCGATGGATCGCTACGCCGACCGGATTGTGGACACGGCAGCGACGTACATCGAGCAGTGGGACGACGGCGAGCGCATCGATCTCTACAGAGAGATGCGACTCCTGACAGTCCGCATACTCGCCGACACGCTGCTCGATGTCGATATCCGCGGTCAGGAGGATGTCGTCATGAACGCTGCGGATGCCCTCGTCGACCGGGCGAACTTCCGCAGGCCTGGGCAATTGCTCCCGGACTGGATCCCGACGCCGACCGACCGGCGATTCGAGCGGGCCGTGAGCGACCTCGACGCGTACGTCGACGACCTCATCGCTGATCGGAAAGACAGAGAACGCGGTGATGATCTCTGTTCGGTCCTGCTCGACGCACGCGATGCGGGTGATCTCAGTTCCGAGGAAGTCCGTCACAACGTGGTGGCGATGTTGCTCGCGGGACACGATTCCCCGTCAGTTGCACTCACCCACGTCTGGCGGCTGCTTGACGAGCATCCCGACGTACAGAACGCACTCCAGGAGGAATATGTCGCCGTCGTCGATGGTGATCGACCGACCGGCGAGTCGTATATTACGCTCGAACAGACCCAGAACGCCGTCTCAGAGACACTCCGGCTGTATCCGCCCACACTCGGCATCACGCGGCAAGCAACGGAGCCGGTGACGCTCGACGGCTACGACCTCTCTGCGGGGGCACAGTTCTTGTGTCCACAGTGGCCGGTCCACCGTGATGATCGATTCTGGTCAGAGCCGACGGCGTTCGATCCGACCCGGTGGGAGGATCCAGCCGTCCGTCCGGAGTACGCCTACTTCCCGTTCAGTGGGGGCCCACGGAACTGCATCGGGATCCACTTCGCCCGGCAGGAACTGACACTCGTGGTGGCGACGATCCTCGGCGAGGTCGAGTTGGACGTCACGGTCGATGAACCTCTCAAATTCACGCCGTCACTCCAACTCCGCCCCGAATCGGACATCACTGCGACTGTCCACCGGCAGTAG
- a CDS encoding PD-(D/E)XK nuclease family protein: protein MSRNRDIRQEFERFAQRYSTLETVPETPRTLLDVIEHSLGTQEKAEVYATRLLRYFLDPSESHGLDDILLRQFIELFPEESAFQEDRTDLSDVTVETEVKVNGAAKLGGTRESDRTGYVDLVVSLPAEWFLMVEVKFYAGENNLTGDRRPQTEFYQAATHVDGVDKDNYESGEYYLYLHPNDTAQATADGFESMAWSTVTSEIIAPVLADHSPRLPQRTVNQLHEFTDDIEDLTGMSEESANRQEKIELYIDHYDAISDVQSTFEGRWEEFTNEWGDLLAETCSDSIRNEWIFRDGTDDWAFLFKHDWWRDAETLEPLGRTETNNNTLRVGFLHRLEHNRDLAVGDRELKFYFRNTPPNRHTTSGDTNFRDEFVANFEARTDSIGDELPEAAYLTGNMHNVIEATYDIPVAEYDDYFEAYLSALNTAFNEHVIENPQLVAELEDAYSETLENFR from the coding sequence GTGTCGAGAAACCGAGACATACGGCAGGAATTCGAACGGTTCGCCCAGCGATATTCAACGCTGGAAACGGTCCCGGAGACGCCACGAACACTGCTGGACGTGATCGAACACTCGCTGGGAACCCAAGAGAAGGCTGAGGTGTATGCAACCCGCTTGCTACGCTATTTTCTCGATCCTAGTGAGTCCCACGGGCTTGACGACATCCTCCTTCGGCAGTTCATCGAGCTGTTTCCCGAGGAGTCTGCATTCCAAGAAGATCGAACCGACCTGTCCGATGTAACGGTCGAGACGGAAGTCAAAGTAAACGGGGCAGCCAAACTCGGAGGAACAAGAGAATCCGACCGAACAGGATACGTAGACCTCGTCGTCTCGCTCCCTGCGGAATGGTTCCTCATGGTCGAGGTCAAGTTCTACGCTGGAGAGAACAATCTGACTGGTGATAGGAGGCCACAGACAGAGTTCTACCAGGCGGCGACACACGTCGACGGCGTCGACAAGGACAACTACGAATCGGGGGAGTATTACCTCTATCTTCATCCGAACGACACGGCGCAGGCAACCGCAGATGGCTTCGAGAGCATGGCATGGAGTACGGTCACCAGCGAAATCATCGCCCCGGTTTTAGCAGATCATTCTCCACGGTTGCCCCAACGGACAGTCAACCAGCTTCACGAATTCACAGACGATATTGAGGACCTCACAGGCATGAGCGAGGAATCCGCAAACAGACAGGAGAAGATAGAACTGTATATCGACCACTACGACGCGATTAGCGACGTCCAGTCAACCTTCGAGGGCAGGTGGGAAGAGTTCACCAACGAGTGGGGAGATCTGTTGGCAGAAACCTGCTCGGATTCTATCCGTAATGAGTGGATATTCCGAGACGGCACTGACGACTGGGCCTTCCTGTTCAAGCACGACTGGTGGCGTGACGCGGAGACTCTCGAACCACTCGGGAGAACAGAGACAAATAACAACACTCTGCGTGTGGGCTTTCTCCATCGGTTAGAACATAACCGTGATCTGGCCGTCGGTGATCGTGAGTTGAAGTTCTACTTCCGAAACACGCCGCCGAATCGACATACGACGAGTGGAGATACGAACTTCAGAGACGAATTCGTGGCAAACTTCGAGGCACGCACTGACAGTATTGGTGACGAACTCCCCGAGGCAGCTTACCTGACGGGTAACATGCACAACGTCATCGAAGCAACCTACGATATCCCGGTTGCTGAGTACGACGATTACTTCGAGGCGTACCTCAGCGCGCTCAATACTGCATTCAACGAACACGTCATCGAGAACCCACAACTGGTCGCAGAACTCGAAGATGCCTACTCGGAGACGCTCGAGAACTTTCGGTGA
- a CDS encoding ATP-binding protein, which translates to MRSHHVSDDAELAVIYGRRRLGKTALVKQSLNQYDDAVVYQAKQKTSALQLQQFVDAAADSYPGVTRIREDWEEILGYLAEQDAIIVLDEFPYLVEQDGSLPSVLQAMFDHELEESAATFVLVGSSISMMEEAALLGNSPLYGRSSLKLDIRQLPFEAAMEFFDGAYTPDEQVLTWGVFGGVPYYLEEVSPEATLGENIQQTILSRHGTLHNEPDYVLRMELTEPTRYFSIIEAIASGSTSRNEIAGTTGIDYNQLSKYLNRLSRLRLVDQHVPVTEQKERSKRSRYRIRDPFFRFWFHFVYGTGEQYDELGADGYDVLIQPELADFVSHSFEELCCSALRSLYPEYTITQTGQWWYGEHEVDVVGLTAGDTLIVGECKFQQAPLGYDALSKLERHVEELRWTPDDGGSRVETYALFSRSGFKQSVVEAASERERLRLFTVDDVVTALGI; encoded by the coding sequence ATGCGCTCGCATCATGTATCAGACGATGCCGAACTCGCGGTGATATACGGTCGACGACGGCTCGGTAAGACAGCCCTCGTCAAGCAGTCCCTCAATCAGTACGATGACGCGGTCGTTTATCAGGCGAAGCAAAAAACGAGTGCTCTCCAACTCCAGCAGTTCGTCGACGCGGCCGCAGACTCGTATCCGGGCGTGACTCGGATACGGGAAGACTGGGAAGAGATTCTCGGATATCTCGCTGAGCAGGACGCGATCATCGTTCTCGACGAGTTCCCGTACCTCGTCGAACAGGATGGGAGTCTTCCCTCCGTGTTACAGGCGATGTTCGACCACGAGCTTGAGGAGTCGGCTGCGACGTTCGTGCTTGTGGGGTCGTCGATCAGCATGATGGAAGAAGCGGCGCTCCTCGGTAACAGTCCCCTGTACGGCCGATCCTCGCTCAAACTCGACATCAGACAACTCCCCTTCGAGGCCGCAATGGAGTTCTTCGACGGCGCATACACGCCCGACGAGCAAGTCCTCACGTGGGGCGTCTTTGGCGGCGTTCCGTACTACCTCGAAGAAGTCTCACCGGAGGCGACGCTTGGAGAGAACATCCAGCAGACGATACTCTCCCGCCACGGGACTCTCCACAACGAACCGGATTACGTGCTCCGGATGGAACTGACAGAACCGACACGGTATTTCTCTATCATAGAGGCCATCGCCAGCGGAAGCACCAGCCGGAACGAGATCGCAGGGACGACGGGCATCGACTACAATCAGCTCTCGAAGTACCTGAATCGACTCTCCCGACTCAGGCTCGTCGATCAGCACGTCCCGGTTACCGAGCAGAAAGAACGGAGCAAACGCAGCAGGTATCGGATTCGGGACCCGTTCTTCCGCTTCTGGTTCCACTTCGTCTACGGGACCGGCGAACAGTACGACGAACTCGGAGCAGATGGGTACGATGTGCTGATCCAACCAGAGTTGGCTGACTTCGTGAGCCACTCGTTCGAGGAACTCTGCTGTTCGGCACTCCGGTCACTGTATCCGGAGTACACCATCACACAGACTGGGCAATGGTGGTACGGTGAACACGAGGTCGATGTCGTGGGACTCACTGCGGGAGACACCCTGATCGTTGGTGAGTGTAAATTCCAGCAGGCGCCACTGGGGTATGACGCACTCTCTAAGCTAGAGCGGCACGTCGAGGAACTGCGTTGGACACCTGATGACGGGGGCAGTCGAGTCGAAACGTACGCCCTGTTCTCACGGAGTGGATTCAAACAGTCCGTCGTGGAAGCAGCTTCGGAGCGGGAACGTCTTCGGCTCTTTACAGTCGACGACGTGGTTACTGCATTAGGTATATAA
- the tnpA gene encoding IS200/IS605 family transposase: protein MKTTRHATYNLNYHIVWIPKYRQSVLVSDVATRVRDILHEIADEKGLEIINLTVQPDHIHLFVSSPPKHAPSLLANWFKGISSRKYNHRYADHDGEKIKWARGYYAGTAGHVSSETVEKYIQ, encoded by the coding sequence ATGAAGACCACACGGCACGCAACGTACAACCTCAACTACCACATAGTGTGGATACCGAAGTACCGCCAATCGGTACTCGTCAGTGACGTTGCAACCCGTGTACGAGACATCCTCCACGAAATAGCCGACGAGAAAGGGTTGGAGATTATCAATCTCACCGTTCAACCCGACCACATCCACCTGTTCGTCAGTAGTCCACCGAAGCACGCTCCGTCGCTTCTCGCCAACTGGTTCAAAGGCATCAGTTCGCGGAAGTACAATCACCGCTACGCCGACCACGACGGCGAGAAAATTAAGTGGGCACGCGGCTACTACGCAGGCACAGCAGGCCACGTTTCGAGCGAGACTGTTGAGAAGTACATCCAG
- a CDS encoding DUF2332 domain-containing protein, translated as MDLPVAFRTLADWASDSSPLYETLCRGIAEDPTLLDLAEEVPADRWAPHVTLSAVHYLLLNGADHPLARFYPSLTESPEDPTEAYPHFHDFCVAHTDDLIPLLRHRRTQTNAVGRCAGLYPAFCYIDQQTPGSLALLELGASAGLNLNWDRYAYEYDSKRFGASDATVTVHSSVRAGSPPLQQTPPAVNARLGVDLNPLDPTDATDAAWLRALVWPEHTERLDVLDTAIEHSHGNPPQVVGDDAVETLVKHADSLPRDGPLVVYHTALLYQLSQEQRTTLHRALTTIGETRPVWWLSGDGETEDPGTFGLEVTRFPDGDTVRLGRYEQHGRWIDWCQ; from the coding sequence ATGGACCTCCCCGTTGCCTTTCGGACGCTGGCAGACTGGGCCAGTGATAGCTCCCCACTATACGAGACCCTTTGTCGTGGTATTGCAGAGGACCCGACTCTACTTGATCTCGCAGAGGAAGTGCCGGCAGATAGATGGGCGCCTCACGTCACGTTGAGCGCAGTCCATTATTTACTGCTAAACGGTGCCGACCATCCCCTCGCACGGTTCTATCCAAGCCTCACCGAGTCCCCGGAAGATCCAACCGAGGCGTATCCCCATTTCCACGACTTCTGTGTGGCCCACACAGACGACTTGATCCCGTTGTTGCGACACCGTCGGACGCAGACGAACGCCGTCGGCCGCTGTGCGGGCCTCTACCCGGCGTTCTGCTATATCGACCAACAAACACCCGGGTCGCTCGCACTTCTCGAACTTGGCGCAAGTGCAGGGCTGAATCTGAACTGGGACCGCTATGCCTACGAATACGACTCCAAACGGTTCGGAGCGAGTGATGCAACCGTGACCGTTCACAGCTCTGTCCGAGCCGGATCGCCGCCGCTTCAACAGACTCCACCAGCTGTGAACGCGCGTCTCGGTGTCGATCTCAATCCGCTCGACCCGACTGACGCAACTGACGCCGCGTGGTTGCGAGCGTTAGTCTGGCCGGAGCATACCGAGCGACTCGACGTCCTCGATACCGCAATCGAACACAGTCATGGGAATCCGCCGCAGGTCGTCGGTGACGACGCTGTCGAGACACTCGTGAAACACGCAGATTCACTGCCTAGAGATGGCCCACTCGTAGTGTATCACACGGCGCTCCTCTACCAGTTATCACAAGAGCAGCGAACCACCCTCCACCGAGCGCTCACGACCATTGGTGAAACCCGCCCAGTGTGGTGGCTGTCTGGCGATGGTGAGACCGAGGATCCGGGCACGTTCGGTCTCGAAGTCACACGGTTTCCCGATGGCGACACAGTTCGACTTGGCCGGTATGAACAACACGGCCGCTGGATCGACTGGTGTCAGTAA